The proteins below come from a single Streptomyces sp. B3I8 genomic window:
- a CDS encoding xanthine dehydrogenase family protein subunit M: MEFLRPTGWDEALAAKAAYPDAVPLAGGTDVMVELNFGLRRPERLLDLTRVRELHDWETGAGSVRLGAGVPYTTIMDRLGRALPGLALASRTVASPQIRNRAGVGGNLGTASPAGDAHPALLAAGAEVEAASVRGTRRIPVDDFYTGVKRNALAPDELIRAVHIPTADGPQQYAKVGTRNAMVIAVCAFGLALHPATRTVRTGIGSAAPTPVRATPAEEFLNGVLAEGRHWDTGRAVTPAAAAEFAALCAAACDPIDDVRSTARYRRHAVGVLARRTLAWAWEAYRARPDAFEGAA; this comes from the coding sequence ATGGAATTCCTGCGCCCCACCGGCTGGGACGAGGCGCTCGCGGCGAAGGCCGCGTACCCCGACGCCGTACCGCTCGCCGGGGGCACCGACGTGATGGTGGAGCTCAACTTCGGTCTCCGGCGGCCCGAGCGGCTCCTCGACCTCACCCGTGTCCGCGAACTCCACGACTGGGAGACCGGCGCCGGATCCGTACGTCTCGGCGCCGGAGTGCCGTACACGACGATCATGGATCGCCTGGGCCGCGCCCTGCCGGGCCTCGCCCTCGCCTCCCGCACGGTCGCCTCCCCGCAGATCCGCAACCGCGCCGGCGTCGGCGGCAACCTCGGCACCGCCTCCCCGGCCGGCGACGCGCACCCGGCGCTGCTCGCCGCGGGCGCCGAGGTCGAGGCCGCCTCCGTACGGGGCACCCGGCGCATCCCCGTCGACGACTTCTACACCGGCGTGAAACGCAACGCGCTCGCGCCCGACGAGCTGATCCGCGCCGTCCACATCCCCACCGCCGACGGACCCCAGCAGTACGCCAAGGTCGGCACCCGCAACGCCATGGTCATCGCGGTGTGCGCGTTCGGCCTCGCCCTGCACCCCGCCACCCGCACCGTCCGCACCGGCATCGGCTCGGCCGCCCCGACCCCCGTACGGGCCACGCCCGCCGAGGAGTTCCTGAACGGGGTCCTGGCCGAGGGCCGGCACTGGGACACCGGGCGGGCCGTCACCCCCGCGGCCGCCGCGGAGTTCGCCGCGCTGTGCGCCGCCGCCTGCGACCCGATCGACGACGTGCGCTCCACCGCCCGCTACCGCCGCCACGCGGTCGGCGTGCTGGCCCGGCGCACCCTGGCCTGGGCCTGGGAGGCCTACCGCGCCCGGCCCGACGCCTTCGAGGGAGCCGCGTGA